In Geotalea uraniireducens, the genomic window CAGTCCGAGATAGAACGACTGGCCGAGCGCCACGAAGGCCAGCGGGGTCAGGGTGAAGGAGAGGAGTGCCACCAGCACGTACCAGAAGCTTTTGCCGCTTTTGCGGATCATCGTCAGGTCCAGCTCCATCCCGGCGATGAACATCAGATAGATGAAGCCCATCTCCTTGAGCAGCAGGAACCACTCCGGCCGCTGCCTGACGAACAGGTTGAAGAGGACGATCCCGTAGACGATCTCCAGGGCCGCTCCCGGCAGGCGGAAGCGTCGGCCGAGGAACGGGATGAGCATCGCTCCCAGCATGACAACGAAGAAGGAAATCTGGCTTTCGAGCATGGGTTCCTGAACCGGCGGGCACGGCAGTGGCCGTCCCGCGTCAGATGGTCGTTTCGGCGCCGGGAATCAGCAGGGTCGAGACCGGCGACCGACGAACCAGATGCCAGCTGACGTCCGGCCGGAACACCCGGCGCAAGAAGTCGGTCAGCCGCCATTCGCCGGTGCTCGCCACCAGGAGGTCATACTCCCGCAGCGCCGCCGCAAGGGCATGGATCGGATTGCCGGCCGCCACCCGGGTGGCGATATTCTGCTTGTAGATCAACCCCAGGTCGGGGACGGTCTTTTTCATCCGCTCGATTTCCGCCACCTCGTCCTCGGTGGCGATATAGGGGAGGAGCGTCGGGAAGAGCGCCGTCACCTCGAAGGGGAGGGTCGAGGATATCTCCAGGGCCGTCTCCAGGGCATGCTGCAGACTGGAATCGCTGATGCACGGGACTGCCGCCCGGTTGTAGGGGAACGTCCCCCGGGCCAGAAGAACCGGACAGCCGGCCTCCCGGGTCAGGGCGAGCATCAGGTTCTTTTCCGCCCGTTCGCTGACAAAGGAGAAGAAGCTGCCAATGGTGCCGGGATGGGCGAGCATCACCAGCCCCGGCCGGTAGGAAAAGCGCTTGAGGGAGGTGGCAAGGGCATCCGCCGGCACCAGGACGCTCTCGAAGGTTTCCGCTTTCGTGGCGCCGCTCACCGCGCCCTGCAGCCGCTCGGCCAGGGCCGCGGCGGCCGGCTGATGGACGATGATGGTGCGGGCCAGGGGGAAGGCCTTCAGCAGATAGGCGGCCTCGTCGAGATAGGCCTGGTTTTCCCTCCCCTGGAGGAAGACGAAGAAGGTGTCGCCGTACTCCAGCGGGAACGCCTCGAAACGGAACGAGAGGATCTCGGCGATGGTCACCAGGGCCTGGGGGTCGCCGAGGATGATCACCCGGTCCCGGGGCTTGAGGGTCGTCTCGCCGGTGGGGACGATGATGTTTCCTTCGCGATAGATCAGCCCGACCCGCCAGCGGCGCGGCCGGAGATAGGCCAGGGGCTTGTTGGTCAGCCGCGAATAGGGATGGACCTCGACTTCGAGAATCTCGTTCTTGCCGACGCCGATCCCGTGAACCGTCTTGGTCTTGAGTTCGAGCCGGTTGCGCAGCCCGGTGGCGCTGACGGCGAAGATGCTCTCCACCTCGGCACCGTATTTTTCCAGCTCGGCGATCCCCTTCTGGGTGATGCCGAGGGCGATGACCCGCTGCACCCGGAAGTGGGCGGCAATCAGCCGGGCGACCTCGACATTGACCCGCTCGACGGTGGTCGAGATGACCACCGTATCGGCTTCGCCGATGGCCGCTTCCTCCAGGACGAGCCGGCTGGTGGCGTCGCCCCGGATCGTCACCGCACTACTCCCCCGCTGCTGCCGGACCAGCGCCAGGTTCTCCTCGTTCTGGTCGATGCAGACCAACAGGACATCCCGCGACAGCATCGACACCAGCGGCAACCCGACGTTCCCCACCCCGACCAGGACAAATCTCGGCTGCATCGTTTCCCCATTCGTCGCAACCAGGCTTCGGCCGCGGCACCTTGAATCCGTTCCCTGGCAATCATAGCAGGTTTGGGCCGAGGGGGAAACCCGCTTGACCGGTAAACGCCCTGCGCCGTTGCCGGCTTCGCCGCCGGCGCCGCGCCCGGACGGAGAAATTACCCGATTCTTTCCCTTGACTTCCGCCCCTCGCCTGCTAGTTTAGTAGCTATTAATCTTTCCCCCAAATGCATCCGCAACAGCCTGGATTCTGCCAAGGAGGTCACCATGAAACCAACGTTCCGCCTCTCCGCCGCCCTGCTGGCGGCCCTGCTTCTCGTCCTCGCCGGCGCGGCAATGGCGGCATCGCCCGTCTTCGACGTCGATCGCACTTTCTACCCCTACTACCCATCGCTCATCAAATGGGACAAATCGACCATCCCCTTCAACGCCCCGGAGGTCTGCGGCTCCTGCCACCCCCAGCAGTTCAAGGAATGGAACGGCTCGGTGCACAGCCTCGCCTTCAAGGACCCGGTCTACCAGGGCGAGCTGAACAAAGGGGTCAAGGCGGTCGGTCATGATATCGCCCGGCAGTGCGAAGGGTGCCACTCGCCGATCGGCGTGGTCACCGGGGCGGTCAAGGGACCGGGGCTCGCCAACCTGCCCGCCACCGCGCTGAACGGCGTCTCCTGCGACGTCTGCCACTCGGTCAGCGGCGTCACCCACTGGCAGACGCCGTCCCACGAACCGGAAAACGGCTCCTTCATCCTCTCCCCAGGCGTCGAAGACCCGAATAACGGCCAGACCCTGATCAAGCGCGGACCGTTCAAACCCTCGGAGGAGTGCGGCGGCGGCTTCCATGAATGCCGGGAATCGTCGCTCCACCTCCGGGCCGACCTCTGCGCCTCCTGCCACCAGGTTTACCACTACGAGGCCCACTTCCCGCTCGAAGCGACCTACCTCGAATGGAAACACGGCCCCTACGCCCAGCAGGCGATCCTCTGCCAGGACTGCCACATGGTCGACATCGCCACCTTCAAACGCTCTGCCGACACCTTCCGGAAACCGGAGCGGCAGGAGTACCGGCACGTCTTCAACGGGGCCAACTACCTGCTCTCCTACCTGGCCGCCGGCGCGGCGAAGAAAAACGGCGAGGAGGAACTGGCTGCCAACCTGATGAAACAGTACGAGATGGAGGTGGAACGGCTCAAAGCGGCGGCGGCGCTGGAACTGAGCCCGGTCTACCGGGGCGGCCGGCTGGTCGAGCTCAAGGTGCGGGTAAAGAACATCCGGGCCGGGCACAACCTCCCCACCTCGCTGACCAACGTGCGGCAGATGTGGCTCGAACTGACCGCCAAAGACGAAACCGGCACGGTGATCATGAGCAGCGGTACCATCAACCCCGACGGTTCGCTGCCGGAAAACAGCCGGCTGTTCAACTCCGACGGCATGGGTAACGATTTCCATTTTTCGGTGGACCCGTGGGTGATTACCGCCTTCTCCCGGCACGACACCATCCCGCCCCGCGGTTACAAGGACGTTTATTTCGGCGTCGCCGCCCCGGCGGCAGCAAAGAAGATTGTCGTTACCGCCAAGCTCCGTTTCCGCCAGGCCGAGCAGCACGTTGCCGAAGAACTGCTCAAGGCGGTGCCGAAAGATATCGATCTGGAGCAGCTTTACGGATTGCGAGCCGTGCCGCCGCTGCCGGTCGTCGATATGGCGGTCCAGGAGACGACGATTGCCACCTCCCTCTGATCTCCCGCGCAACAACGGGTGCCTCCGGCCGCTGGCAGCGGCGGGGCACCCGTCCCCCCACCATGATGAAAAATTATTTATTATTTGCCAATTTCGGCCGACATATTGCTATGATCCACGGTGATGTGGGCAACGGCGGCAATTTGTCAATTTCACGACATGACCCTTTGCCGACAACTGGCGACAAATAAAGGATTTCACTTTAATTTGCCAATTCCAATCCACCGCCGCACCGCCCACACCATGTCGAGATTATGACACTCCATATCGACCGGAGATCGTGACATGTTTCCATCGCACCCCTCCTGCCCCGGCCCCGAACAGCCGGCAGCCGCGGTAAATCCCCTCGACCGGCCCGCCGCCATCGCCCCGGCACAGCTCCACGAGACCCTGTTCGACGTTGCTCACGTAATACTGGTGGTCATTGGCGCCGACCAGCGGGTCGTCACGATCAACCGCACAGGCTGCACGGTCCTCGGCCGCCCGGCAACGGAGGTCATCGGCCGCAACTGGTTTGAAACGTTCATCCCCGCCGCCAGCCGCGAGACGGAACGTGAAGCATTCACGACCCTTGTGACAAGCGGGCACGGACATTATCCGGACCGCGAATATCCGGTCATCGTCGCCGACGGGACGGAACGGCACATTGCCTGGCGCCAGCAGCCCTTCCGCGGGCCAGCCGGGACCATCGAAGCCCTCTGCCTTTCCGGGGAAGACCTTACCGAGCGGCGCCGGGGCGCAGCGGCGCTGCAGCTGGCGGAAACGAAATACCGGATCATCGCCGACAACACCACCGACTGGGAATTCTGGCTCGCGCCGGATGGCCGTGTTATCTACAATTCGCCGTCCTGCCTGCAGCATACCGGCTATCCGGCAGCCGCCTTTGAAGAAGACCCCCAGCTTTTTGCAACCATCATCCACCCCGCCGACCGCCAACGATTTGCCGAACACCGTCATCACGCCGGCCAGGCCCTACCCGCCGAGGGGGTCGAATTCCGGATCGTCAGGGCCGACGGAGAACTTCGCTGGCTCAACCATTCCTGCCGGCCAGTGCACGACGACAGCGGCACCTTCCTCGGCAGCTGCGGCAGCAACCGCGATATCACCCACAGCAAGGAGGCAGAGGAAAGACTGCGACAACGGGCCGAGATGATGAACTCGCTGATGAACGCCATCACCGAATCGGTATTCCTCATTACCCCGGGCGGCACGATCCTGGAACTGAACGAGGCGGCGGCGAGCCGATTGCGGGGGACGCGGGAATCGCTGCGCGGCAAGATCATCTACGACCAGTTCCCGGCAACGCTGGCGGAAAGCCGCAAAGCGAAAATCGACCAGATCGTTGCCACCGGCAAGCCGCTCCGTTTCGAAGATGTCCGCAGGGGAAGAGGTTTCGACATCTCCGGTTTTCCGGTCTGCGACGAGCAGGGAACGGTGGTGGCAGTGGCCGTCTGCGCCTTCGACATCACCGAGCGCACCGAGGCGGCCAGTGCGGTCCGCGAGGCGGAGGAGCGGTACCGGACGCTGTTCGAGCAGTCGCCGGACGGCGTGCTGATCATTGATCCGGAAACGACCCTGCCGCTGGTTTTCAATGAAACCGCCCACCGGCAGCTCGGTTACTGTCGGACGGAGTTTGCCCGGCTGTCCATCGCCGACTACGATGTCTCCGCCGTCCCGGGCGACGGCCGGGAACGGCTCGACGCCATCACCCGTCACGGCCGCAACGACTACGAAACCCTGCATCGCACCAAAGAAGGAGAGCTGCGCAACGTCCTGGCCACCGCCCAACCGATCGAAATCGGCGGCGAAACCTATTTCCACTGCATCTTCCGCGACATCACCGAACTGCGCCGGGCACAGGAAGACATCTCGCTCAAGGCACGGCTCCTCGACGCGGTCAACGATTCGCTCTTCCTGGTCGACCAGCAGGGAAAGATTCTCTACGCCAACGAGGTCGCCTGCAAATCGCGCGGCTACCGCCGGGAAGAGCTGCTTGCCCTTCCCTTCGACCGGCTCGACACCCCCGAATACGCCTCCCGGGTTGCGGAGACGATCGCCCGGCTGCCTGATAGCAAACGGGCAATCTTCGAGAGCATCCATCTCAGCAAGGACCGCTCGGCCATCCCGGTCGAAGTCCATGCCAGCATCATCGAGATCGGCGGCCGGTCGCTGATTCTCAGCCTGGTACGCGACATCACCGAACGGAAGCGGACCGAAGACGCGCTCCTGGCCGCTCTGCAACTGAACCAGGACATGGGACGTTTCAGCCGTGACGAATTGACCGGCATCGCCTTGGAAGAGGGGATCCGACTCACCGGCAGCGCCATCGGCTTCCTCCATTTCATCGATCCGGGACAACAGACAATTTCCCTGCACGCCTGGTCCCGGGAGACCTCGGCGACCTGTACGGTCAGCGACGTGCAAGGCCACTGCCTGATCGAAGAGGCCGGCATCTGGGTCGACTGCATCCGCAAACGCCGGCCGGTAATGCACAACAGTTTTGCCAAACCGCTCCGGCTGCCCGAAGGGCACGTTCCGCTACGCCGCGACCTGGCGGTACCGGTCTTCGACGACCAGGAGCGGATCGTCGCAGTGATGGGGGTCGGCAACAAGGCTGAGCCCTACACCGAATTCGACATGACCCAGCTGTCACTGCTCGCCGAAACGATGTGGAACGTAATCAAGCTGAAGGACCTCTTGGAAGAGCTCAAGGTGGCCGAGGAAGAAGCCGTCTCCGCCAGCCGGGCCAAGAGCGACTTCCTGGCGAACGTCAGCCACGAGATCCGCACGCCGATGAACGCCATTATCGGCATGACCCACCTGGCGCTGCAGACCAAGCTGACCGACCGGCAGCGCGACTACCTGGAAAAGATTCACCTTTCCGCCGGCTCGCTGCTCGGCATCATCAACGACATCCTCGACATCTCCAAGATCGAGGCGGGCAAGATGGAGATGGAAGCGATCAGCTTCAACATCGAGGACGTGCTCGACAACCTGGCGACGATCATCGGCGTCAAGGCATACGAAAAGGGGATCGAACTTCTTTTCGCCACCGACGCCGACCTCCCGCTCACCATGGTCGGCGACCCCCTGCGGCTGGGCCAGGTGCTGATCAACCTGGCAAACAACGCCGTCAAGTTTACCGAACGGGGCGAAGTCGTCATCTCCTCGGAACTGGTGGCGCAGGATCAGCGGCGGAACGAGGTAACGGTCCGCTTCAGCGTCAAGGATACCGGGATCGGCATGACGCCGGAACAGATCGGCAAGCTGTTCCAGGCCTTCAGCCAGGCCGACAGCTCGTCGACCCGCAAATATGGCGGGACCGGCCTCGGTTTGAGCATCAGCCGCCAACTGGTGGAATTGATGGGCGGAGAAATCCTGGTGGAGAGCACCCCCGGCCAGGGGAGCACCTTCTCCTTCACCGTCCGCCTCGGCTGCCGCCGTGAGCCGGCCGGCCGGGCACCCCGGACACCGCTCAAGGGGTTGCGGGTGCTGGTGGTCGACGACAATGCCACTTCCCGCGACATTCTCCGGGCCAACCTGGAATCGTTCTCTTTCGGGGTCACCACCGTCGGCAGCGGCGTGGCGGCGCTGGGGGAACTGGAACGGGCTGCTGCCGCCGACGCCCCTCCTTACGACCTGGTGCTGGTCGACTGGAAGATGCCCGGTCTCGACGGCATCGAAACGGCCCGCCGGATCAAGGAGAACCGGCGGCTCACCAATATCCCGACGGTGATCATGGTGACCGCCTACGGCCGCGACGAAGTGCTCCGCAATGCCCGGGAAGCGGGGCTCGATGCCGCGCTGACCAAGCCGGTCAAGGCATCGGTGCTGCTCGACACCATTGCCAACCTTTACGAACGGGAGATGATCGGCGCGGCGCAGGCATTCCCCGCCAGCCGGCCAAACCGGCATGCCGGGCTGCGGCTGGCCGGCATCCGGGTGCTCTTGGCCGAGGACAATGCCATCAACCAGGAGGTCGCCCGGGAAATCCTCAAACAGGCCGGGGCGATCGTCGATATCGCCGCCAACGGCGTTGAGGCGGCCCAGATGGCGTTACAGGCATCGCCCCGTCACCATGCGGTGCTGATGGACCTGCAGATGCCGCTGATGGACGGTTACGAGGTAACGCGGCAAATCCGCGACACCTACAGCGCCACGGAGCTGCCGATCATCGCCCTGACCGCTCACGCCATGGCCGAAGAGCGGGAACGCTGCCTAGCGGCGGGGATGAATGACCATCTGTCGAAACCGATCGATCCGACACAGCTTCTCTCGACCTTGGAACGGTGGACACCGCAGGCGTCGCGCAAGAACGTCCGTCGCCTGCCCCCGGACAAGGGGGGAGCGACCGGCGGCAAAATTCCCCGCGATCTGCCGGGGCTCGGCATCGAGGCCGCGCTGGGTAAACTGGGCGGCAACGAGAAGCTGCTCCGCAAGCTGCTGCTCGATTTCCGAGATACTTACCAGGGGGTCGTCCACGAAATCAGGGGGGCACTGGCCAAACGGGACAGCGCCCTGGCGAGCCGGCTAACCCACACTGTGAAAGGGGTTGCGGGCAACATCTGCGCCACCGGCATCTACGAAGCGACCCAGAAACTGGAGCGGGCCATTGCCGGCGGCGATGAAGCCGCGTTTACCCGGCTGCTCGGCGAACTGGAGCAGGCACTGTTGCCGGTGCTGGTGTCGATCGGCCGACTCAAGAAAGAGCAGCGTAACGAACAGCTCCGCGGAGATACGGCGCCGGATGGCGGCGAGCAGGCCGACCCCGCCGGGCTGCGCCCCCTCTGCGTCACTTTCCGGCAGCTGCTCAGCAAGAACAACCTGAAGGCGCGGAAACAACTCGAACTGATCGTTGCCCATCCCGCAGCCGGGACATTCCGGGCGGAACTCAACGCCATCGAGGAGTGTCTGGGAAAACTGGACTTCAAGGGGGCGCTCCAGTCGTACGGCACCATCGCCCGGGTGCTGGACATACCGCTGGATTAACGGGAGAGAACACCATGGAACGGGGAAAGCAGACCATTCTGATTGTCGACGATACGCCGCAGAATATCGAGATCCTCAACGAAGTTCTCGGCGACGACTATGAAATACTCTGTGCGACCGATGGCAGGGAAGGACTGGAACTGGCGCAGGCGGAACAACCGGATTTGATCCTGCTCGACGTAATGATGCCGGAAATGGACGGTTACGAACTCTGCCGGCAGTTGAAGGAAGAGCCGCGAACCCGGGCCATTCCGGTGATCTTCATCACCGCCATGAGCCAGGAGGACGACGAGGCGAAGGGACTGGAAATCGGCGCCATCGACTATCTCACCAAACCGATCAGCCCGCCGATCGTCCGGGCCCGGATCAGGAACCATCTGGAGCTGAAACGCCACCGGGACATCCTGGAGAGTATCTCCCACATCGACGGCCTGACCGGGATCGCCAACCGGCGACAGTTCGACAAGATCCTCGACCAGGAATGGCGTCGGGCGGTCCGGACCCGAACGCCGATTTCGCTGGTGATGATGGATATCGACTGTTTCAAGGAGTTCAACGACTGCTACGGCCACCTGGCCGGCGATGACTGCCTGAAGAGTATTGCCGGCGCCTTCGGGACGGTCCTCAACCGGCCGGGCGACCTGGTCGCCCGCTATGGCGGCGAGGAGTTCGCCTGCATCCTCCCCGAAACCGATGCCTTCGGCGCCAGGCAGGTGGCCGAACGGCTCCAGGCGGCAGTCCTAGGCCTCTGCACTCCCCACCGCCGTTCGGCCGTGGCGGACCAGGTAACGATCAGCATCGGCGTCGCCACGATGATCCCGGCCGCCGCCAGCCAGCCCGACCAGTTGATCGCCGAGGCGGACCGCCATCTCTATCTGGCCAAGAAGGGGGGGCGGAACCGGATCTGCAGCCTCGCCTGAGGCCCGGAAGGAAACTAGATGGTGCACATCACCCGGCGGACGAGATACTCGCCGCCGATCACCAGGTACTCCCCCTCCCCCTTGAGGATACTGTTGGGGAGCAGGTCGTTGAAGAAGAAGATTTTGACCAGCGGCGCCCGAATCTCCCAGACAGTGGAGCCGAACTCCCAGGCCCGTTCCTCGACGGAAGTGAACGATACCAGATTGTTGAAGCGGATGATCTTCTCCCGCTTGCCGACAACCTCGACGACGGCATAATCGTCGGCATCGCAGGTGCCGCGATAGAGGGTCACCCACCGTTCGCCCGGGAAGCGGCGATCCAACTCGTACTGGCAGTATTCGTAGAGCAGGTCGAGCTGGGAGTTGATGGCATTAGTCCGCTCGCTCCCCTTCATCCGGTCGACCGCATAGCCAAAGTAGGCTTCCGACTGGACATCGCCGATCGGCGCCTTGTGGAAGGTCGGATGGATGCCGATCCGGCTTTCGACCCACCCCTTGAGTACTGCCCCCTCTACCGAGTTGGCATCCATCATCCAGCCGCGGAGAAAACGGAGATAGCTGTTTTTCAGGCTCTTGCGCGCCTTGTCGGTATGCTGGTCCTGCCAGTGGTGGAGCTGGAACTTGACGGACATGTAGTCGTTGAAGACGCACCCCCGCTCGTCCGCCGAATCGATAGTGTCGAGTTTGGCGAAGAGGAAGCGGTTGGCGCTGCGCACCCCCTGTAGTTCCAGCGGTTGGGGATTGTCGTTGAAATGGCGCGAGGCGATGATCCAGGGGGGGACATTGCAGTGATTGAAGGAACTCTGCATCGGCACATCACCTCGTTGTGAAGGGATCCTCCGGGCAGCGGGCGCCCGTGGTCGGCAGCGGGGCTAAAGGATTTTCGCCAGCTCCGCCAGCGTCGTCTTGATCGGGCCACCGGCAACAAAGGCATCGAGGCCGTGCCGTTCCAGTTCCTGCTGCGGCGTCTGGCCAATCTGGGCACAGACCACCGCCCGGCAGCCGGCCAGGGCGTCAATGATCGCCCGCAGCACATGGCTGCGGGTTGGATGATCCGGATCGTAGGAGCAGTAACGCTCCACCGTCTTTTCATCCACCAGTTTCACTTCGCCGGCATCGAGTTCGTAAATCAGAAACCGTTCCGCATGCCCGAAGTGCTGATTGATCTCTTTTCCATCCTTGGAAGCTACGGCGATGAGCATGGGTACCTCCTGACAGGGCACATCCTGGTGCCCGGAGAGGGGGCGGGCAGATGCCCCGCCCCCGTGCGGCCAACTACCACGCTGTTACAGCTCCACCGGGGCGAAGCTGAAGCATTTCTTCGAGCAGGTCCGGCCGCAGGCCTGACAGCCGATGCAATTGCCGGGATTGGCGACCTTCATGAACATCTTTGCCGAATCGTCCTCGTCCAGTTCCTCATAGGCGAGCACGTCATGAACGCAGACCTTGTAGCAACGGCCGCAACCGATGCAGGTCTCCTCGTCGATGGAAACGATGAACTGGGGGGTATACTCCGTCTTGTTTCTTCTTAGTCCGGTGATGTAAGCCATCTTTCTCTCCTCCGTCGTGTTGTTGGGCTGTCGGGACGGGCCGTCCCGACAAGCGGAATGCTATTCTTCGTCAAAAGGGGTTGCCGTCCCCTTGTTCATCGCCTTGCGGAGCCACGGCGGCGGATTCCCCTTCAGGACTTCCTGGAGCCGTTCCACCGTCTCCTTAAGGCTGACCTCGGTAGTGGTTTTCATCGGGTGAATCTTGTGAGCGACCAGTTTGGCCGCCGCCGGACCGCCGATCTGCATGGTATAGACGATGGCGCAGTCGGACAGGGCTTTGGCGCGGGCGGAGATCTTGTCTTCCTCGTCGAGGCCATGTTCGCCGACCTCCAGCGTTTCGAGGAAATGGGCCTCCTCGGGCCCCACTTCCCAGACCTGGAAACTTTTCGCCATCCCGAAATGCTGATCAATCATTTCGCCGGTCGAGCTGGTAAACGCTATCTTCATCTGAGCACTCCTTCTCGTTTTGTCTTTCCCGGGAGCGACGATTTTTCGTCCTGTCAGGGCTGTCGGGGAAATACGCGGCGGCAGAGCAGCGCTCCGGCACACACGCAATCCCGAAGACTTGCGCCGACAGGGCAGAAAAGCGGGCTCACCTAGTTATGCGCCAGTTTCTGCGCCTCCTTGGCATTCGCCTGGAAGATATTCGCCGTTTCGAACAGCAGGTTCATCGTTCCCCGGTAGCCAACCCACATCTTCTGATGGGAGCCGAGCCGGTCGAAAACCGGCAAGCCGGCCCGGAGGTGGGCGAGCCCCCCCAGTTTCGCCGCCGCCTGGCGACCGTTGGAATTGGCGACCAGCAGGTCGGAACCGACCGCCGCCGTCTCCAGGTCCTCCAGGTCGCCGACGAAGACTTCGTCCGCCGGCAGGGCGTCGAGCCCCCGCACCCGGGTCGCGGCGATCGCCGCCTGGATCCGACACCCCATCCCGGCGAGGAAATTGGTCAGCACCTTCAGGTTGTCCGCCTCCAGGGCAAGCGTGACCCGCTTGGTGCCGAACTGGTAATGGGAATCGACCATCGCATCCATCAACCGGCTCCGCCAGCGGCGGAATTTGTCGGGGACCGGCCGGCCGGCGATGGCAGCGAGGGTCTCCATGAACTGGTCAACTTCGGCCAGGCCGGTGATCGAGGTAAAGCCGTAACAGGGGATGCCGAACCGCTCGGTCAACGCCTGCCCCGCCTTGGCCAGCGAATCGCCCAGATAGAGGACCGCCTGGCTTCGCCCCGCCTGGCGGATGCGCGCCAGCGAGACCCCGCCGGTGGAGAGCGGCGATACCGTGTCGTCGATATGGCCGTCGAGGGCGTTGGCGATGTCGGGGACAATGATCGGGTCGAGGCCGAAGGCTTCGCAGATTTCCCGCACCTCTTCCACGTCGGCCGGCGTCAGGTGCGCACCGGGAAGAATCGCCACCTGGCCGGGGATCGTCTCCCCCCCCTCGGGGATCGTCCGGACGATCGCCTCCACCGCCGCCGCATACCCTTCCTGCATCGAACCGCAATAGTCGGGGGTCGAGGCCCAGATCACCGGCACCTGGCCGTACTCGGGATTTTCCAGGCGGAAGTGGACGATGGCGCTCCGCACATCATCGCCCATGGTTTCGGTCAGTCCGGAAGTCATCACCCCGACCACCTCGGGAGTGAACTTCTCGATCACCCGTTTGATCCCTTTTTTCAGGTTCTCCCACCCGCCGAAGATCGCCGTGTCCTCGCTCATGCTCGTCGAATTGAGGGCGATTGGCTCCTTGAAGTGGCGGGAGAGCTGCAGCCGGATGAAGGTCGAGCACCCCTGGGCACCGTGGAGGAGGCCGAGCATCTGGTCGATCCCCAGGTAAGCCAGGGTGGCGCCAAGCGCCGGCGAGTTTTTCTGCGGGTTGACCGTGGCATTCTTCGTCGGCACCTTGACCCGCGAATCCTTCAGCTCGGCAGTCAGGTACGTTTCGGCATGACGGGCCGCCCGGGCGACCGCATCGGCCAGTTCATCCTCACCCTTCTCCCACGGCGCCTTGCCGTTCAACACCGGCCAGATCGGGTTGTTCACCGTCAGGTCGAGCTGCTTGGCGAAGGTGACCATCCCCTCGTAACCGGCATAGGGATGGGATCGCCCGTGATTGATATCGAGGAATGGCGTCTTGGTCTTCAGGGCAAGGAACTTGGTCTTGCCGCCGGCGACGATCAGGTCGGGCATCTTCTCGTACATGATCTGCAGCAGACCGGCGCTGGAGGTATCCTCGATGATCCGGGCATCCTGATGCATCAGCGCCTTCATCCGGTAAAAATCTTCCAGGGTCGAATTCTGGGTGCCGGCGGCGAGGATTTCCACCCCCAGCTCCCGCAAGGCATTGACCATCGACCAGGTCTTCACCCCGCCGGTAAAGAGCACCGACCGCTTCCCTTCCAGCCGCGCCCGATAGGGCGCGATCCGTTCCCGGCACTTCGCCTCTTCCTCTTCGAGGAGCCTCTCCACCCGCTCCTGCATCGTCCGCTTCTCCAGGCCGCCCACCGCGTTATCCAGCTCCCGGGCGATATCGCGCA contains:
- the fdxB gene encoding ferredoxin III, nif-specific, coding for MAYITGLRRNKTEYTPQFIVSIDEETCIGCGRCYKVCVHDVLAYEELDEDDSAKMFMKVANPGNCIGCQACGRTCSKKCFSFAPVEL
- the nifX gene encoding nitrogen fixation protein NifX; this translates as MKIAFTSSTGEMIDQHFGMAKSFQVWEVGPEEAHFLETLEVGEHGLDEEDKISARAKALSDCAIVYTMQIGGPAAAKLVAHKIHPMKTTTEVSLKETVERLQEVLKGNPPPWLRKAMNKGTATPFDEE
- a CDS encoding bifunctional nitrogenase iron-molybdenum cofactor biosynthesis protein NifEN, producing the protein MAKPDWYDTTDCETHDKGAPKFCKKSEPGEGTERSCAYDGARVVLMPITDVIHLVHGPIACAGNSWDNRGARSSGSQLYRRGFTTEMLENDVVFGGEKKLYRAILELAERYKGQAKAMFVYATCVTAMTGDDVEAVCKAAQEKVAIPLIPVNTPGFIGDKNIGNRLAGEVLLQQVIGTAEPPELGEYPINLIGEYNIAGDLWGMLPLFKRLGIQILSCFSGDAKFEELRYAHRAKLNIIICSKSLTNLAKKMQKLYGMPYLEESFYGMTDTAKALRDIARELDNAVGGLEKRTMQERVERLLEEEEAKCRERIAPYRARLEGKRSVLFTGGVKTWSMVNALRELGVEILAAGTQNSTLEDFYRMKALMHQDARIIEDTSSAGLLQIMYEKMPDLIVAGGKTKFLALKTKTPFLDINHGRSHPYAGYEGMVTFAKQLDLTVNNPIWPVLNGKAPWEKGEDELADAVARAARHAETYLTAELKDSRVKVPTKNATVNPQKNSPALGATLAYLGIDQMLGLLHGAQGCSTFIRLQLSRHFKEPIALNSTSMSEDTAIFGGWENLKKGIKRVIEKFTPEVVGVMTSGLTETMGDDVRSAIVHFRLENPEYGQVPVIWASTPDYCGSMQEGYAAAVEAIVRTIPEGGETIPGQVAILPGAHLTPADVEEVREICEAFGLDPIIVPDIANALDGHIDDTVSPLSTGGVSLARIRQAGRSQAVLYLGDSLAKAGQALTERFGIPCYGFTSITGLAEVDQFMETLAAIAGRPVPDKFRRWRSRLMDAMVDSHYQFGTKRVTLALEADNLKVLTNFLAGMGCRIQAAIAATRVRGLDALPADEVFVGDLEDLETAAVGSDLLVANSNGRQAAAKLGGLAHLRAGLPVFDRLGSHQKMWVGYRGTMNLLFETANIFQANAKEAQKLAHN